TTTATTAAATTCTTTGCGATAATTGAAGTCCGAGCTTAAGGGGTTTGATTTTGTGTCGTGCTGATGAAGAATATCAAGATTGAGGGCATTGGGCCACCAACTCATTACAGAGTTGCTTGATTCTGTATTTGCCCCGTGCATTACAGGGCACTTTCCTTTTTGTGAGGTTTCCATAATACCTTCTTTTGTTGAAAATAGACATTTAATAAAATAATACATTATCTGCTTAAACGCTAATATCTTTTTTTTATTTGGAAATATTTGGAGTCAGAAAAAAAAATTTTTTGAGATTAATTTTTTAACTGTCCGATTAATAAAATTTTTTAAAATTTTGGTAAATCAAAAAAAAAATGTTACATTGTGTCAGATTTTTTGCACACTTTTAAAAATTTGGTTTAATTATTGAATATTTTGATACTTTTTAGGATATTGAAATGGTCACAGCGATAATAGTAGGTGCCGTAATTGGCTTCATCTTAGCCATGCCGCCGGGACCAATAGCGATGGCGAATATCCGGCTTGGTTTGGAAAAAAGCAGGAAAGATTGTGCTGAGTTTGCAATTGGCACAGCAAGTATGGATATGATTTATTGCATAGTAGCAATTTTTGCTGCATCAGCAATTCATAGTGCTGTAGATAGTTATCTTGTAGAAAATCCGATAGTATCTATTGCATTTCAATCCATAATTGTAGCAGGCTTAATTTATTTCGGATTTACTCAGTTTCGAGCCAATAGAGTTTCGGAAATAGAATTCCAAGAAAACCCTCAGGTATCTTCCTCAAAATTTATCCAAAATTTAAAGAATAAGGGTCCTCTGTTTTTAGGAGTTGCTCTCGCTCTCACTAATCTTGCAAATCCTACATTTGTACCATCACTGACTATTATGTCGGCTTGGGTACATAAAATAGGTCTTTTTCCAAATTCATTTAATGAGAATATAATATTTTCGATTGGCTTTGGATTAGGTAATTTCCTTTGGCTTTATGTGCTATCTTTGATTGTTATTAGAAATCGTCATAAACTTTCAAATTCATCTATTCTACGCATTAAACAATTTGCAGGTGTTACTTTTATAGGCTTTGGTGGATTTATTGGCTATCGTTTGTTTATGTTTACTAACTGGGCACAGATATTTAAATATGCACTAATTTTTTAAAAAATTATTTTTTGGTTTAATATTGCTTAATAGCAATTTATAATAATAATCAAGTCTCAAAATCGTAAAGATACTTTTAAATAACATTTTTCATTTAATTTATAATAAGGTAGGATATGAAAAAAATATTATCTTTATTCTTCATAACAATACTTCTACTTTCATCTTGCGGTGAAGACAAGAGTGGCGATACGCCAGAACAGAAAATAGAACTATCAGCTGAGGCAAAAGCTGATTTACTTGCACGTGCTAAACAAATTTTCGGCGCATTGCCTGACAAAATGCCTGGAAGCGAAAATGACACTCCGGAATTGGTAGAACTTGGAAAAACATTATATTTTGAAACACGATTATCAGTTAACAATACTCAGTCCTGCAACACATGTCATGACATCACAAACGGAAAAGCCGGTGATGACAATTTGCGTGTATCTCCGGGTGCAATCGAAGGCAAAGAGGGCGTTAGAAATTCTCCGACTGTGCTGAATGCTGGTTTTCAGTTTGTACAGTTTTGGGATGGACGTGAACCGGATTTGCATGGTCAGGCAAAAGGACCGATTCTAAATCCGGATGAAATGGCAATGCCAAGCGAAAAGGAATGCGAAACATTACTCTCGGGTATACCTGAATATCAGGAAATGTTCGGTAAAGCTTTCCCAGGCGTAAAAAATGCTATTACTTATGATAATTTAGCTCACGCTATTGCAGCTTTTGAGAGAACATTAATTTCCAAATCAAGATTTGATGATTATGTTAACGGGAATCCTACTGCACTTACAAATGCAGAGCTAAACGGCTTAAAAACTTTTAT
This window of the Ignavibacteriota bacterium genome carries:
- a CDS encoding cytochrome-c peroxidase; amino-acid sequence: MKKILSLFFITILLLSSCGEDKSGDTPEQKIELSAEAKADLLARAKQIFGALPDKMPGSENDTPELVELGKTLYFETRLSVNNTQSCNTCHDITNGKAGDDNLRVSPGAIEGKEGVRNSPTVLNAGFQFVQFWDGREPDLHGQAKGPILNPDEMAMPSEKECETLLSGIPEYQEMFGKAFPGVKNAITYDNLAHAIAAFERTLISKSRFDDYVNGNPTALTNAELNGLKTFIDVGCITCHTGPLFGGSMYQKMGLIKPYANVKDLGRYDVTKNDLDKYFFKVAQLRNVTLTAPYYHDGAVESLDEAINTMADINLGKQLTADETKSIKTFLQALTDKNLEKGIAIKF
- a CDS encoding LysE family transporter, whose protein sequence is MVTAIIVGAVIGFILAMPPGPIAMANIRLGLEKSRKDCAEFAIGTASMDMIYCIVAIFAASAIHSAVDSYLVENPIVSIAFQSIIVAGLIYFGFTQFRANRVSEIEFQENPQVSSSKFIQNLKNKGPLFLGVALALTNLANPTFVPSLTIMSAWVHKIGLFPNSFNENIIFSIGFGLGNFLWLYVLSLIVIRNRHKLSNSSILRIKQFAGVTFIGFGGFIGYRLFMFTNWAQIFKYALIF